One genomic window of Garra rufa chromosome 24, GarRuf1.0, whole genome shotgun sequence includes the following:
- the LOC141300983 gene encoding C-C chemokine receptor type 7-like: MGSFDATTLLGFTYDYDLNYTDINSVTDPSIADVEELCVASKEQELTITVVQTTVFLVVFFLGVIGNGLVIATFIRYHRLHISNMTDVFLFYLALSDMLLLLTLPLQTGETLIGSWIFGEALCKLNRGMYAINTYGGLLLLACISVDRYLVVVRTRAVQKRSSGTLFYSTLSAFGVAVTSVFLSLPDLQFSSVEKDMGSDNLLCDMKVWGNEVSKWKLWAQMAKIAGFCIPCVVIVVCSGAIGHILVRTSGKCWRRQKTLGLMALLVVIFLLFQLPYTVVLLIKIFTPTPKHCEDWIKFHLQENITRNLAYMRCCLKPMLYALVGIRFRNDIIRLLTDAGCMCVSVPHIMPQHDNRSFITASSISTPAPHTPVANTAEAFIFPAPISGKMTTEMHCRGSAVNHFLV; the protein is encoded by the coding sequence ATGGGGAGCTTTGATGCAACCACACTTTTAGGCTTCACTTATGATTATGATCTCAATTACACCGATATTAATTCTGTCACCGATCCCAGTATTGCTGATGTTGAGGAGCTGTGTGTAGCCAGCAAAGAGCAGGAGCTGACCATTACTGTTGTCCAGACCACAGTCTTCCTCGTCGTCTTTTTCTTAGGGGTAATTGGAAACGGGCTGGTCATTGCCACCTTCATACGGTACCACCGTCTACATATCAGCAACATGACTGACGTCTTCCTGTTCTACCTGGCTCTGTCCGACATGCTGCTTCTGCTGACTCTTCCGTTACAGACGGGAGAGACGCTAATTGGCAGCTGGATTTTCGGGGAGGCGCTGTGCAAGCTAAACCGCGGTATGTATGCCATCAACACCTATGGCGGCCTGCTGTTGTTGGCCTGCATTAGCGTTGATCGCTATTTGGTGGTGGTTCGCACCAGGGCCGTTCAGAAGAGGAGTTCAGGGACGCTGTTTTACAGCACGCTGTCTGCGTTTGGCGTTGCAGTAACTTCAGTTTTCCTGAGCCTGCCAGACCTGCAGTTCAGCTCCGTGGAGAAGGACATGGGTTCAGACAACCTCTTGTGTGATATGAAAGTTTGGGGTAATGAAGTGAGCAAATGGAAGCTGTGGGCCCAGATGGCAAAAATCGCGGGATTCTGCATCCCTTGCGTGGTGATAGTGGTGTGTTCCGGCGCGATCGGACACATCTTGGTGCGTACCAGTGGCAAATGTTGGCGTAGACAGAAGACCTTAGGTCTGATGGCACTTCTGGTGGTTATTTTCCTCCTGTTTCAGCTTCCTTACACTGTGGTGCTTCTGATTAAAATATTCACACCCACTCCCAAACACTGCGAAGACTGGATCAAGTTCCACCTTCAGGAAAACATAACACGCAATCTGGCCTACATGAGGTGCTGCCTGAAACCTATGCTCTATGCACTTGTTGGCATCAGATTCCGAAACGACATTATCAGACTGTTGACGGACGCCGGGTGCATGTGTGTAAGTGTGCCCCATATAATGCCACAGCATGACAACAGAAGCTTCATTACAGCATCGTCCATTTCAACACCTGCCCCACACACACCCGTTGCAAACACAGCTGAAGCATTCATTTTTCCAGCACCTATATCTGGTAAAATGACAACTGAGATGCACTGCAGAGGATCTGCAGTTAATCACTTTTTGGTTTAG